From Cenarchaeum symbiont of Oopsacas minuta, one genomic window encodes:
- a CDS encoding restriction enzyme has translation MKIPHTFDNVLETIRNESINTRDLGNRFEKITKDFLKTDKLYANRFTKVWLWKQWPENDGADTGIDLVAEQTDDELCAIQCKCYADDGTLDMKTVATFLAKASSLKIKHKILVYTGDSLTNHAKKILTDSKTTIITPEHFRQSSIDWSTWPKITRTKSPKKLRPHQQSALSDVLTGLKSHDRGKMIMACGTGKTLTALHIAEKYAGCGSIVLYLVPSISLILQSMREWSENANIPHRYIAVCSDKSTGEDGTITELESPVSTDSETLKPFIKNSSNDAMAVIFSTYHSIEVVESTMNGKKLDLVFCDEAHRTTGTDGKSYYTRVHDDKNLHAKKRLYMTATPRVYSDAIKSLGKRKDKVIYSMDDKEKYGPEFHKLNFFDAVHKHKILADFKVKIAIVDADKVDKGFQQSVAGKDKAMPLDERTLLAAVWHGLRFPHDDESDPKLLQRVIAFCNRIDRSEMFAGVMKDPSNNDRSFEGVVNEINKLKKIKDTVEVRHIDGKDNALHRRKEMRWLDESNLDPGTCRIVSNAKCLSEGVDVPSLDGVIFLNPRKSVVDVVQSVGRVMRDAPGKDFGYVILPVAIPAGIKYNEAMNDNKTFKVVWEVLNALRSHDEEFAREINKLILDKRSENTGSVTPRISVSVIGDDDSNKEPISILFDKIKSKIIEKIGDINYYDKYGQEIGKAASTIESRLKNKIEHNATAKQEIQSLHTGLKMMINDAVTMNETIQVTAQHMVLSRVFDSLFQGEFTSHNPISIAFDHVIKKIKFKEELEELADFYKDVDEELKNIKSRGARQEFIKKIYGNFFESADKKGSKKHGIVYTPVEIIDFIINSVQYILKKELCTEFNDRSVKVMDPFTGTGTFLTRLLESGFIHENMYEKYKHDIIANEMILLAYYIATVNIETTYQSLRKGHKYVPFDGISYTDTLKLNARYREDERHRTESATLDDLFKSAQGRIKLQKSTHVHVIIGNPPYSSGQSNYNEDNPNLKYDILDERINSTYAEKTTVHAKNALYDSYVRSIRWASDRIGNSGIIALVTNASFLKSETAQGIRASLEKEFDYIWCYDLRGNQRTQGEISKKEGGKIFGSGSRAPVAIILLVKTTKNRECVIKYSDIGDYITRKEKLKIIKNTKSIQNIKNWQIIKPDKHNDWINQRDHKFSKYLPMGSPEAKSGVGNAIFKLYSSGIKTNRDVWIYNSSVFELSKNMNGHIEYCNNQNLNNPILDPTKAKWTGELSNRLKKDKPPFNKNKIRHTLYRPFFKQNLYYDRIYINSIHRIPDFFPENYSKNLVILIPYKYIGMSSVFITDITPDLEVVHHGQCFPLYVYENKNDKKTNVTDFILYEYREYYSDEKISKKDIFYYVYGMLHHSGYKQKFINNLLREFPHIPLAPNFWKFSNIGKKLTDLHLNFDTGNKYNLGEPKNKLENFHKLSFGKIKDGDKKRKDKTKLFMD, from the coding sequence ATGAAAATACCTCATACATTCGATAATGTTTTAGAAACAATACGAAACGAATCAATAAACACTAGAGATCTAGGCAATCGATTTGAAAAAATTACCAAAGATTTTTTAAAAACCGACAAACTGTATGCTAATCGATTTACTAAGGTATGGCTTTGGAAGCAATGGCCTGAAAATGATGGTGCAGATACTGGAATAGACCTAGTAGCAGAACAAACAGATGACGAATTATGTGCAATACAATGCAAATGTTATGCAGATGATGGAACTCTAGATATGAAAACTGTGGCAACATTTCTTGCAAAAGCATCTTCACTTAAAATAAAACATAAAATTCTCGTATATACTGGAGATTCACTTACAAACCATGCCAAAAAAATATTGACAGACAGTAAAACTACCATTATAACACCAGAGCATTTTAGACAGAGCAGTATTGATTGGAGTACTTGGCCAAAAATAACTAGAACAAAAAGTCCCAAAAAACTCAGACCACACCAACAATCTGCATTAAGTGATGTGTTGACTGGACTAAAATCACATGATCGTGGAAAAATGATCATGGCATGCGGTACAGGAAAGACGTTGACTGCATTACACATTGCAGAAAAATATGCAGGATGCGGTTCAATTGTATTATATCTAGTTCCTTCCATATCGCTAATTTTACAAAGTATGAGAGAATGGTCTGAAAACGCAAATATTCCGCACAGGTATATTGCAGTATGCTCTGATAAAAGCACAGGTGAAGATGGGACTATAACTGAACTAGAATCACCTGTTTCAACAGACTCTGAAACTCTAAAACCATTCATTAAAAATAGTTCAAATGATGCAATGGCGGTAATATTTTCAACATATCACTCAATAGAGGTGGTAGAATCAACCATGAATGGAAAAAAGCTTGATCTTGTATTTTGTGATGAGGCTCATCGTACTACTGGTACTGATGGAAAGTCATACTATACGAGAGTTCATGATGACAAAAACTTGCATGCAAAAAAACGTCTCTACATGACTGCAACCCCTAGAGTATATAGTGATGCGATAAAATCACTTGGAAAAAGAAAAGACAAGGTGATCTATTCAATGGATGATAAAGAAAAATATGGTCCAGAATTTCACAAACTAAACTTTTTTGATGCAGTCCACAAGCACAAAATATTGGCAGATTTCAAAGTAAAAATTGCCATAGTTGACGCAGACAAAGTAGACAAGGGTTTTCAGCAGTCTGTTGCAGGTAAAGACAAAGCCATGCCTTTGGATGAGAGGACATTACTGGCTGCAGTATGGCATGGATTACGGTTCCCTCATGATGATGAATCTGACCCAAAACTCTTGCAACGGGTCATCGCGTTTTGTAACAGAATAGATCGATCCGAGATGTTTGCTGGAGTTATGAAGGATCCTAGTAATAATGATCGTAGCTTTGAAGGAGTTGTAAATGAGATAAACAAGTTGAAAAAGATCAAAGACACTGTAGAAGTTAGGCATATCGACGGCAAGGATAATGCACTGCACAGGCGCAAGGAAATGAGATGGCTTGATGAGAGCAATCTAGATCCTGGCACATGTAGAATAGTCTCAAATGCCAAATGTCTCTCCGAAGGTGTAGATGTTCCTTCGTTGGATGGTGTGATATTTCTCAACCCACGCAAGTCTGTAGTTGATGTAGTTCAATCTGTGGGTCGTGTCATGAGAGATGCACCAGGAAAAGATTTTGGATATGTCATACTCCCAGTAGCAATACCTGCTGGAATAAAATACAACGAGGCAATGAACGATAATAAAACATTCAAAGTGGTATGGGAGGTTCTCAATGCACTACGCTCACACGATGAAGAATTTGCAAGAGAGATAAATAAACTGATACTCGATAAAAGATCAGAGAATACAGGCAGCGTTACTCCTAGAATCAGTGTATCTGTAATTGGAGATGATGATTCTAACAAAGAACCAATATCGATTTTGTTTGATAAAATAAAATCAAAAATCATTGAAAAAATAGGCGATATCAATTATTATGATAAATATGGTCAGGAAATTGGCAAAGCTGCTAGTACAATTGAATCCCGCTTGAAAAACAAAATAGAACACAATGCAACGGCAAAACAAGAAATTCAATCATTGCACACAGGTCTAAAAATGATGATAAATGATGCGGTAACCATGAATGAAACCATACAGGTTACTGCACAGCACATGGTACTATCTAGAGTGTTTGATTCATTATTCCAAGGGGAATTTACTTCACATAACCCAATATCTATTGCATTTGATCATGTCATAAAAAAAATAAAATTCAAAGAAGAGCTTGAAGAATTAGCAGATTTTTACAAAGATGTAGATGAAGAATTAAAAAACATCAAAAGTCGAGGAGCTCGTCAGGAATTTATCAAAAAAATCTATGGTAATTTCTTTGAAAGTGCAGATAAAAAAGGTAGTAAAAAACATGGCATAGTGTATACACCGGTTGAAATAATTGATTTCATCATAAACAGTGTACAATATATTCTAAAAAAAGAACTCTGTACCGAGTTCAACGACCGTTCAGTAAAAGTAATGGATCCGTTTACAGGTACTGGAACTTTTTTGACACGGCTACTAGAATCTGGTTTTATACATGAAAATATGTATGAAAAATACAAACACGATATAATCGCCAATGAAATGATCTTGCTTGCATATTATATCGCTACAGTAAACATTGAAACAACGTATCAAAGTCTACGTAAAGGCCACAAATATGTTCCATTTGATGGTATCAGTTATACTGACACCTTGAAATTAAACGCAAGATATCGTGAAGATGAAAGACACAGAACAGAATCTGCAACATTAGACGATCTTTTTAAATCTGCACAAGGCCGCATCAAGCTTCAAAAATCTACCCACGTTCATGTAATAATTGGAAACCCACCTTATTCCTCAGGTCAGAGTAATTATAATGAAGACAATCCGAATCTAAAATATGATATATTGGATGAACGTATTAACAGTACATATGCAGAAAAAACCACAGTTCATGCAAAAAATGCACTCTATGATTCATACGTACGATCTATCAGATGGGCTAGTGATAGAATAGGTAATTCTGGAATCATAGCTCTAGTTACTAATGCCAGCTTTTTAAAATCAGAAACTGCTCAAGGCATACGTGCTAGCTTGGAAAAAGAATTTGATTATATCTGGTGTTATGATTTAAGAGGTAATCAAAGAACACAAGGTGAGATATCAAAAAAAGAGGGCGGTAAAATATTTGGAAGTGGTTCACGTGCCCCTGTAGCAATAATCCTATTGGTAAAAACAACAAAAAATAGAGAATGTGTCATAAAATATAGTGATATTGGAGATTATATTACAAGAAAAGAAAAATTAAAAATTATAAAAAACACGAAATCTATACAAAACATCAAAAATTGGCAAATAATAAAACCTGACAAACATAATGATTGGATAAACCAACGTGATCATAAATTTTCAAAGTATTTGCCAATGGGAAGTCCTGAAGCAAAATCTGGTGTGGGTAATGCAATTTTCAAATTATATTCATCTGGCATTAAAACAAATCGTGATGTATGGATTTATAATTCTTCAGTGTTTGAACTATCAAAAAATATGAATGGTCATATTGAATATTGTAATAATCAAAATCTAAACAATCCAATACTTGATCCAACAAAAGCTAAATGGACAGGAGAATTATCCAATAGATTAAAAAAAGATAAACCCCCTTTCAATAAAAACAAAATACGCCATACACTATATAGGCCATTTTTCAAGCAAAATTTATACTATGATCGAATTTATATAAACAGTATTCATAGAATACCTGACTTTTTTCCAGAAAATTATTCTAAAAATCTTGTCATTTTAATACCATACAAATACATTGGCATGTCGTCAGTATTTATTACTGATATAACTCCTGATCTTGAAGTCGTACATCATGGACAATGTTTCCCACTATATGTATATGAAAATAAAAATGATAAAAAAACAAACGTCACAGATTTTATATTATATGAATATAGAGAATATTATTCTGATGAAAAAATATCCAAAAAAGACATATTTTATTACGTTTATGGAATGCTTCATCATTCAGGTTATAAACAAAAATTCATAAATAATCTTTTAAGAGAATTTCCACACATTCCATTGGCACCAAATTTTTGGAAATTCAGTAATATTGGTAAAAAATTAACCGATCTGCATCTTAATTTTGATACTGGAAATAAATACAATCTAGGTGAACCAAAAAACAAACTCGAAAACTTTCATAAATTATCCTTTGGTAAAATAAAAGATGGAGATAAAAAAAGAAAAGATAAAACTAAATTATTCATGGATG
- a CDS encoding glycosyl transferase, whose product MVAALNPFIGTIFNLFLISAVLITMYTLNFYYLSFLSSRRTQCQDVVPFNAHPVTVQLPIYNEKYVATRLIDAVCKMDYPKDQMRIMVLDDSDDDTVELVAKLVKKYQNMGFNIEHIRRPTRSGYKAGALKYAMKTTKTDFVAIFDADFMPKPWFLKRVLPYFAKSSIGFVQCRWGHVNENYSIITQVQAMSLDFHFLIEQKAKSHSHLFMNFNGTAGVWRRICIEDAGGWHSATLVEDLDLSYRAQMRGWDCIFLPDIVVDAELPVQMNAVKRQQFRWAKGSIQCAVKQIADIAVKRKIKVDTKIQAFFQLTRHIVFPLILLQFLTLPVLLASEVNLYIISYLPVITLATYMVMGPFAYALIIQKMYGKSWTMKIKMLPYLLMYSAGLSVNNTVAVFDAIFGKKNEFLRTPKYGILRKSDSWEEKAYNLPFTKTTLLEIFFGIYGIFGIMIAIYSNNPTFVPVILIPTLGFLYIAYMSLSHSRFKTNKSKSKIPITREQKMANITYKLALMGILALVVIGSVTAYLGYVSQVYPLDLSRGLLDAISTNSDPNDIAVYILAIKEHLPSEGNPVWIFPTETTNYSRMQRDLDVMLASAQLLATTPMDSSAFNTGMLDIKARSIELSDHILDAIPYEYASILNIILLMLWVSIIIAIFAVLKRKKNVLTDSEEPSQIGI is encoded by the coding sequence ATGGTGGCTGCACTAAATCCATTTATCGGAACTATATTCAACCTATTTTTGATATCTGCAGTGTTGATCACAATGTATACTTTGAATTTTTACTATCTCTCATTTTTGTCTTCACGCCGAACACAATGTCAGGATGTGGTTCCATTTAACGCCCATCCTGTTACTGTACAGCTTCCAATATACAACGAGAAATATGTTGCAACACGGCTCATTGATGCAGTATGCAAGATGGATTACCCAAAGGATCAGATGAGGATAATGGTATTGGATGATTCTGATGATGACACGGTGGAACTAGTTGCAAAACTTGTCAAAAAATATCAAAATATGGGATTTAACATTGAACACATACGGCGCCCCACACGTTCAGGATATAAAGCTGGAGCTTTGAAATACGCAATGAAAACCACAAAAACAGATTTTGTGGCTATATTTGATGCAGACTTTATGCCAAAACCATGGTTTCTAAAACGTGTACTACCATATTTTGCAAAATCTAGTATAGGATTTGTCCAATGTAGATGGGGACATGTAAACGAAAATTATTCTATAATAACCCAAGTGCAGGCGATGAGTTTGGACTTTCATTTTCTCATAGAACAAAAGGCAAAGAGCCATTCGCACTTGTTTATGAACTTTAATGGTACTGCAGGTGTGTGGCGTCGCATATGCATAGAAGATGCTGGCGGGTGGCATTCTGCCACACTAGTAGAAGATCTTGATCTAAGCTACCGAGCACAGATGCGAGGATGGGACTGTATCTTTCTACCAGACATTGTAGTAGATGCTGAACTACCCGTGCAGATGAACGCTGTAAAAAGACAACAGTTTAGATGGGCAAAAGGTTCCATACAGTGCGCTGTAAAACAAATAGCCGACATTGCCGTAAAAAGAAAGATCAAAGTTGATACAAAGATACAAGCATTCTTCCAGCTCACACGTCACATCGTATTCCCATTGATACTATTACAGTTTCTCACACTCCCAGTTCTTCTTGCATCTGAAGTAAACTTGTATATCATCAGCTATCTTCCAGTCATAACACTTGCCACGTACATGGTGATGGGTCCATTTGCATATGCACTGATTATTCAGAAAATGTATGGTAAATCTTGGACTATGAAAATAAAGATGCTACCATATCTTCTCATGTACAGCGCTGGACTCTCTGTAAATAACACTGTTGCTGTATTTGATGCGATCTTTGGCAAAAAAAATGAATTTTTACGTACTCCAAAGTATGGTATACTCAGAAAATCTGATAGTTGGGAGGAAAAAGCTTACAATCTGCCGTTCACAAAAACTACACTATTAGAGATATTCTTTGGCATATATGGAATATTTGGAATAATGATTGCAATCTATTCAAACAATCCAACATTTGTACCTGTGATATTGATTCCAACTTTGGGTTTTTTGTACATTGCATACATGAGTCTCTCACATTCACGTTTTAAAACAAATAAATCAAAGTCAAAAATACCTATCACTAGAGAACAAAAGATGGCAAATATTACATACAAACTTGCGCTAATGGGAATACTAGCACTCGTTGTAATAGGATCTGTAACTGCATACCTAGGATACGTATCACAGGTGTATCCACTAGATCTCTCTCGTGGCCTTTTAGATGCAATATCTACAAACTCTGATCCAAACGATATAGCAGTATACATTTTGGCAATAAAGGAGCACCTTCCTAGCGAGGGTAACCCTGTATGGATATTTCCTACAGAGACTACAAACTATTCGCGAATGCAACGGGATCTTGATGTAATGTTGGCAAGTGCACAACTACTTGCCACTACACCAATGGATAGTTCTGCATTCAATACGGGAATGCTAGACATAAAGGCACGTTCTATAGAACTCTCTGATCACATACTTGATGCTATACCGTATGAGTATGCGAGCATTTTGAATATTATTTTGTTAATGCTTTGGGTATCTATAATTATAGCAATTTTTGCAGTATTGAAACGCAAAAAAAATGTACTGACTGATTCTGAAGAACCATCTCAAATTGGCATCTAG
- a CDS encoding ferredoxin, whose translation MEAPTAKRGVYPLHGYKLGLYRLPMRLDDPAEIKSIHDGLKKTFEMDMYADRIFATYRWIEENSESADYKRADLAVTVEIVTGEVVDIIYQIFPIEHFGDSQWVKEYRKKADHYAKMVIDTMLRNTLLADKMMAHLEKTEKISAQQALERLEELTPLAKIVLNAKPKPKPVLTQDASSSVAPVDEIIEVPDGAKPGPIDVDYKSHLPSSAPYAVANSTNKIKTWGRKGEDNAIMGVWGEFVSVDFDICIADGACIDACPVDVYEWFDTPGNVASDKKPLMSKEPDCIFCLACEGVCPPKAIKIFENT comes from the coding sequence ATGGAAGCTCCTACAGCAAAACGTGGCGTATATCCATTACACGGTTACAAACTTGGTCTGTATCGCCTTCCGATGCGCCTTGATGATCCAGCCGAGATCAAATCAATACATGATGGTCTGAAAAAAACATTCGAGATGGACATGTATGCTGATCGCATATTTGCAACATATCGCTGGATAGAAGAAAACTCTGAATCTGCAGATTATAAAAGGGCTGATCTTGCAGTTACAGTAGAGATTGTAACAGGAGAGGTAGTTGATATCATTTATCAGATATTTCCAATAGAACACTTTGGTGATTCACAATGGGTCAAAGAATATCGTAAAAAAGCAGATCATTATGCAAAGATGGTTATAGATACAATGTTGCGCAACACTCTACTTGCAGACAAAATGATGGCACATTTGGAAAAGACTGAAAAAATCTCTGCACAACAAGCACTAGAGAGACTAGAAGAGTTGACACCTCTAGCAAAAATTGTGTTAAATGCAAAACCCAAACCAAAACCAGTTCTAACTCAAGATGCTAGTAGCTCTGTTGCACCAGTAGATGAGATAATCGAAGTCCCAGATGGAGCAAAACCTGGACCAATTGATGTTGATTACAAATCCCATTTACCATCTAGTGCACCATATGCGGTAGCAAATAGTACAAACAAGATAAAGACATGGGGTCGTAAAGGAGAAGACAATGCAATCATGGGTGTATGGGGAGAATTTGTTTCCGTAGACTTTGACATTTGTATAGCCGATGGTGCATGCATCGATGCATGTCCAGTCGATGTTTACGAATGGTTTGACACTCCTGGCAATGTTGCATCTGATAAAAAACCTCTAATGTCCAAAGAACCAGACTGTATATTCTGTCTTGCATGTGAGGGCGTATGTCCTCCAAAGGCGATAAAAATATTCGAAAATACCTAA
- a CDS encoding Transposase — MAIRYGGAYRKLYEEMCILFENVKNYANCNARVRCAFEYTFACMLDWYRNFEMPEMKNLIKRLMNSTRALFTFIENKDIPSTNNAAKRALHDVAIYRKISDQIRGLESMKRMSNFLTCVLTWKAYGKNVFEEVFRIV; from the coding sequence ATGGCGATAAGATATGGTGGTGCATATCGAAAACTCTACGAAGAGATGTGCATATTGTTTGAGAATGTCAAAAACTATGCCAATTGTAATGCAAGAGTTAGGTGTGCATTTGAATACACATTTGCTTGCATGTTGGACTGGTATCGTAATTTTGAAATGCCAGAAATGAAGAATCTGATCAAACGGTTAATGAATTCAACAAGAGCTCTATTTACATTTATTGAGAATAAAGACATTCCATCTACAAACAATGCTGCCAAGCGTGCATTGCATGATGTTGCGATTTACCGTAAGATAAGCGATCAGATCAGAGGATTAGAATCTATGAAAAGAATGTCCAACTTTCTAACGTGTGTTTTGACATGGAAGGCATACGGTAAGAACGTCTTTGAAGAGGTGTTCCGTATTGTTTAA
- a CDS encoding ATP-NAD kinase — translation MKLYQIAIISKFGSKESEKASIKVAKIFLAKKITVYTISPAIVAGTKTVEAIEDLRKEKLDLIITLGGDGTTLRAFRGIANETPMLAVNVGGNRGILSEITIDKINNAIKQIEGGKIILEKRTRVVASCGGKKFAPALNEILVQRKNLTKTAEFGIKFQNDKVVQKMDGVIISTPSGSTGHSFSLGGPILHESLDVLIITPIAPVYRLESIVVPDETIEVQCSHDCNIVMDAQVVTSAGFGEKITVTKFKKPAVFVRLKKRGLRQMSKLGF, via the coding sequence TTGAAGCTTTATCAAATAGCAATCATAAGCAAGTTTGGATCAAAAGAGTCCGAAAAAGCATCCATAAAGGTGGCAAAGATCTTTTTGGCTAAAAAAATCACAGTATATACAATATCTCCAGCAATAGTTGCTGGAACAAAGACAGTAGAGGCGATAGAAGATTTAAGAAAAGAGAAATTAGATTTAATAATCACTCTAGGTGGGGATGGTACCACCTTGAGGGCATTTAGGGGAATAGCAAATGAGACTCCCATGTTGGCAGTAAATGTGGGCGGAAATAGAGGAATACTCTCAGAGATAACCATTGACAAAATAAATAATGCCATAAAGCAGATAGAGGGCGGCAAGATTATACTTGAAAAACGCACTCGTGTGGTTGCATCGTGTGGTGGCAAAAAGTTTGCACCTGCGTTAAATGAGATACTTGTGCAGAGAAAAAACCTGACAAAAACAGCAGAGTTTGGAATAAAATTTCAAAATGATAAAGTGGTACAAAAGATGGATGGTGTTATAATATCCACACCAAGTGGATCCACAGGACACTCTTTCTCATTGGGAGGACCCATACTACACGAGAGTCTTGATGTATTGATTATAACTCCCATAGCTCCAGTATATAGATTAGAATCTATTGTGGTACCAGATGAAACAATAGAGGTACAATGTTCACATGATTGTAACATTGTGATGGATGCACAGGTTGTAACGTCTGCAGGATTTGGTGAAAAAATAACAGTAACGAAATTTAAAAAACCCGCAGTATTTGTTCGACTAAAAAAACGCGGTCTACGACAGATGAGTAAACTTGGTTTCTAG
- a CDS encoding nucleotide-binding protein has protein sequence MVSRILDASAFYAGVPFGSMEKYFTTMQIFDEISHIKEKHGAIDVLFQTGRLDVRQASKESLKIARDAATESGDIQTLSDSDVSLLALGYEMKGEIITDDYAISNVAKRLNVSILSVMTRGIIDTGRWIRYCSGCAKEFSTEKSCPQCGNPLRKKLVKRKA, from the coding sequence TTGGTTTCTAGAATTCTAGACGCAAGTGCGTTTTATGCTGGTGTTCCGTTTGGATCAATGGAGAAATATTTTACCACCATGCAGATATTTGATGAGATCAGCCACATAAAGGAGAAACACGGTGCCATCGATGTGTTATTTCAGACAGGCAGGCTTGATGTAAGACAAGCTAGTAAAGAATCATTAAAAATAGCAAGAGATGCAGCAACTGAATCAGGTGATATACAGACGCTATCTGATAGCGATGTATCGCTACTTGCTCTAGGATATGAGATGAAAGGTGAGATCATAACTGACGATTATGCCATATCAAACGTGGCAAAAAGGCTCAACGTTTCCATATTATCTGTAATGACTAGGGGTATAATAGATACTGGAAGATGGATCAGATATTGTTCAGGATGTGCAAAAGAATTTTCAACTGAAAAATCATGTCCTCAATGTGGTAATCCTCTGAGAAAAAAACTAGTCAAGCGCAAGGCCTAG
- a CDS encoding rhodanese-like protein, with protein sequence MNLLPYAEYLKMNESDLSPILVDTRMPMFARGGRVENSVIVTVQNVIREGEFGAHLAPDPIVMAKSFADMGIDSTHPVVLTGDYTDPTMMRIAWTLEYAGHPAVYCISESIALLRKNGVKMTDTVKNVPRAKFEANPNESILIDAKSIQSSDSTYVIDARSLPEYTAGHIPSAILIPHTSGLGNAGMHFMNTAGLEKLFTNVPRDKEICCYCMHGTRASSLFYQLRLAGFKNVRLYDGSFVQWHGLGLALD encoded by the coding sequence GTGAACCTGTTACCATATGCTGAATATCTAAAGATGAATGAATCTGATCTATCTCCAATACTTGTCGATACCCGTATGCCAATGTTTGCACGTGGTGGACGAGTAGAGAATTCTGTGATTGTTACGGTACAAAACGTCATACGAGAAGGTGAATTTGGAGCACATCTTGCACCAGACCCAATCGTAATGGCAAAGTCATTTGCCGATATGGGAATTGATTCTACACATCCAGTTGTACTGACAGGCGATTACACAGATCCTACCATGATGCGAATTGCATGGACGTTAGAGTATGCTGGTCACCCTGCAGTATATTGTATATCTGAGAGTATTGCACTGTTGAGAAAAAATGGAGTAAAGATGACTGACACTGTCAAGAATGTACCTCGTGCAAAGTTTGAGGCAAACCCAAATGAATCTATATTAATTGATGCAAAATCTATACAATCCTCGGATTCTACATATGTGATCGACGCACGCAGTTTACCTGAATACACTGCAGGTCATATTCCAAGTGCTATCCTGATACCACATACTAGTGGACTTGGGAATGCTGGAATGCATTTTATGAATACTGCTGGACTAGAAAAGCTCTTTACCAATGTACCTCGTGATAAAGAGATCTGTTGCTATTGTATGCATGGAACACGAGCATCTAGCTTGTTTTACCAACTACGTCTAGCTGGATTCAAAAATGTACGACTGTATGATGGTTCATTTGTTCAATGGCACGGTCTAGGCCTTGCGCTTGACTAG
- a CDS encoding ERCC4 domain protein, which produces MNMSKLRIVIDERERKSGIPKLLQGIGLDAEIKTILVGDYIVAPETVVERKSIKDLISSIFDGRLFDQCARLCKHYKNPLMIIEGNIDEIEKITENPLIFYGALATIAIEFKIPIIPTPSAAHTAKLLLSMCARKDQEQTGPYIKKIKKSIDVPTQQISLIASLPGVGPKIAAKLLERFGTPLEVMNASQSELARIDGLGSTRARKIRSMIGTKSTRHKKTGQKKLS; this is translated from the coding sequence ATGAACATGTCAAAATTGCGTATCGTCATAGATGAACGAGAGAGAAAGAGTGGAATACCAAAACTCTTGCAAGGAATAGGACTAGATGCTGAGATTAAAACTATTTTGGTAGGAGATTATATTGTGGCACCTGAAACTGTCGTGGAGCGCAAGAGCATCAAAGATTTGATCTCGTCAATCTTTGATGGTAGACTCTTTGATCAGTGTGCTCGTCTCTGTAAACATTACAAAAACCCACTGATGATAATAGAGGGCAATATAGATGAGATTGAAAAAATAACAGAAAACCCACTCATATTCTATGGGGCATTGGCAACAATTGCAATCGAATTTAAAATTCCTATAATTCCAACTCCGAGTGCAGCGCATACTGCAAAGCTCTTACTCTCCATGTGTGCACGCAAGGATCAAGAACAGACAGGTCCGTACATAAAAAAAATAAAAAAATCAATAGATGTTCCAACCCAACAGATATCTCTCATTGCAAGCCTACCTGGTGTGGGTCCAAAGATTGCTGCAAAGTTGCTTGAGCGTTTTGGCACGCCATTGGAGGTTATGAACGCCTCACAGTCAGAGCTTGCGCGTATAGATGGACTAGGTTCTACACGTGCTAGAAAAATACGTTCAATGATAGGCACAAAAAGTACTAGACACAAAAAAACTGGGCAGAAAAAGCTAAGCTGA
- a CDS encoding Prefoldin beta subunit, with product MPQNVPPWLREQIEKLQQTQQSLQAVLTQKQQIEIERAEIAKALEELDKVSDTDAVFKHAGSILVQSTKTASIEDLKERSELANTRITVMAKQEERLRVSLKEQDAKINEMIKGNPGVDSPQQKKT from the coding sequence ATGCCACAAAACGTTCCACCTTGGTTGCGTGAACAGATTGAAAAACTACAACAGACACAACAAAGTCTACAAGCCGTTTTGACACAAAAACAACAGATAGAGATAGAACGTGCAGAGATAGCAAAGGCTCTTGAGGAACTAGACAAAGTTTCAGACACGGATGCAGTATTCAAACACGCTGGCTCTATACTTGTCCAGTCTACAAAAACTGCATCTATTGAAGATCTAAAGGAACGCAGTGAACTTGCAAACACACGCATCACAGTTATGGCAAAACAAGAAGAACGTCTACGCGTTAGCCTCAAAGAACAAGATGCAAAGATTAATGAAATGATTAAAGGTAATCCAGGCGTAGATTCTCCTCAACAAAAAAAGACTTGA